From Paracoccus suum, the proteins below share one genomic window:
- a CDS encoding valine--tRNA ligase — protein sequence MTMDKNFDAATAEARIARDWDAAGAFKAGAHARPGAEAFSVVIPPPNVTGSLHVGHALNNTLQDILVRWHRMRGFDTLWQPGQDHAGIATQMVVERRMAERQEPNRREIGREAFVEKIWAWKQESGDTIIGQLKRLGASCDWSRNAFTMSGAPGAPAGEEGNFHDAVIRVFVDFYNKGIIYRGKRLVNWDPHFETAISDLEVESREVPGHMWHFKYPLAGGATYEYVERDADGVEALRETRDYISIATTRPETMLGDGAVAVHPSDERYAPIVGILCEIPVGPKEHRRLIPIITDEYPDPDFGSGAVKITGAHDFNDYGVATRNGIPLYALMDTKAQMRADGLPYAESAAIATRAARGEDVGDVSAVNLVPEHLRGLDRMAARKQVIAEITGEGLAVTDAEGNPVVDAKPIMQPHGDRSGVVIEPMLTDQWFVDTKKIVQPAIDAVRDGRTKILPEQHEKVYFHWLENIEPWTISRQLWWGHQIPVWYDEDGEQYCAATEAEAQAMAPGRKLTRDPDVLDTWFSSGLWPIGTMGWPGDTEELRKYFPTSTLVTGFDIIFFWVARMMMMQLELTGKVPFETVYVHGLVRDEKGAKMSKSKGNVIDPLTLIDDFGADALRFTLAGMAAMGRDPKLGPKHVEGNRNFVTKIWNATRFAEMNGVRGGVARPAPAHTVNRWIMGELARAQAQVDEALTAFRFNDAAAALYAFAWGKLCDWYVEAAKPLFDGEAAEETRATMGWVLDQTFALLHPFMPFVTEELWRLTGERDAMLAVSDWPALEAAQIDPDADREMNWVITLIDAVRSARAQMGVPAGAKLDLVVTEADAAARAALASNAPLIERLARVNPAQDGQMARGMIAVAAPGASFGLPIGDVIDPAAEASRLEKAAAKLDKDASGLRARLGNPKFAQNADPEVIEETEAKLAALDEDLARARAAIAQLAAM from the coding sequence ATGACGATGGACAAGAACTTCGACGCCGCCACCGCCGAGGCGCGCATTGCCCGTGACTGGGACGCCGCAGGCGCATTCAAGGCGGGCGCCCATGCCCGCCCCGGCGCCGAGGCGTTCAGCGTCGTCATCCCGCCCCCCAACGTCACCGGCAGCCTGCACGTCGGTCATGCCCTGAACAACACGCTGCAGGACATTCTGGTCCGCTGGCACCGGATGCGCGGCTTTGACACCCTGTGGCAGCCCGGTCAGGACCATGCCGGCATCGCCACCCAGATGGTGGTCGAGCGCCGCATGGCCGAACGGCAGGAACCGAACCGGCGCGAGATCGGACGCGAGGCGTTCGTCGAGAAGATCTGGGCCTGGAAGCAGGAATCCGGCGACACGATCATCGGCCAGCTGAAGCGCCTCGGGGCAAGCTGCGACTGGTCGCGCAACGCCTTCACCATGTCGGGCGCCCCCGGCGCGCCGGCCGGCGAAGAGGGCAATTTCCACGACGCCGTGATCCGCGTCTTTGTCGATTTCTACAACAAGGGCATCATCTACCGCGGCAAGCGGCTGGTGAATTGGGACCCGCATTTCGAAACCGCGATCAGCGATCTGGAGGTCGAGAGCCGCGAGGTTCCCGGCCATATGTGGCACTTCAAATACCCGCTCGCCGGTGGGGCCACTTATGAATATGTCGAGCGCGATGCCGACGGAGTCGAGGCCCTGCGCGAGACACGCGACTATATCTCCATCGCCACGACGCGTCCCGAAACGATGCTCGGCGACGGCGCGGTCGCGGTCCATCCGTCGGACGAACGCTACGCCCCGATCGTGGGGATCCTGTGCGAAATTCCGGTCGGCCCCAAGGAGCATCGCCGCCTGATCCCGATCATCACCGACGAATATCCCGACCCCGATTTCGGCTCAGGCGCGGTCAAGATCACGGGCGCGCATGATTTCAACGACTACGGCGTCGCAACGCGCAACGGCATCCCCCTCTATGCGCTCATGGACACCAAGGCGCAGATGCGGGCCGACGGCCTGCCCTACGCGGAAAGCGCCGCCATCGCGACGCGCGCCGCCCGCGGCGAGGATGTGGGGGACGTGTCCGCCGTGAACCTCGTCCCCGAACATCTGCGCGGCCTCGACCGGATGGCGGCGCGCAAGCAGGTGATCGCCGAGATCACCGGCGAAGGCCTCGCCGTCACCGATGCCGAGGGCAATCCCGTGGTCGACGCCAAGCCGATCATGCAGCCGCATGGCGACCGCTCGGGCGTGGTGATCGAGCCGATGCTGACCGACCAGTGGTTCGTCGACACCAAAAAGATCGTCCAGCCCGCCATCGACGCGGTCCGAGACGGCCGAACCAAGATCCTGCCCGAGCAGCACGAGAAGGTTTATTTCCACTGGCTGGAGAACATCGAGCCGTGGACGATTTCCCGCCAGCTGTGGTGGGGGCACCAGATCCCGGTCTGGTACGACGAAGACGGCGAACAGTATTGCGCCGCGACCGAGGCCGAGGCGCAGGCGATGGCGCCCGGCCGCAAGCTGACGCGTGATCCCGACGTTCTCGACACCTGGTTCTCGTCCGGCCTCTGGCCCATCGGCACGATGGGCTGGCCGGGCGATACCGAGGAACTGCGGAAGTATTTCCCGACCTCCACCCTCGTCACGGGCTTTGACATCATCTTCTTCTGGGTCGCCCGAATGATGATGATGCAGTTGGAGCTGACCGGAAAAGTGCCCTTTGAAACCGTCTACGTCCACGGCCTCGTGCGGGACGAGAAGGGTGCGAAGATGTCCAAGTCCAAGGGCAATGTCATCGACCCGCTGACACTGATCGACGATTTCGGCGCCGATGCGTTGCGCTTTACGCTCGCGGGGATGGCGGCCATGGGACGCGATCCCAAGCTGGGGCCGAAGCATGTCGAGGGAAACCGCAACTTCGTCACCAAGATCTGGAACGCCACCCGCTTTGCCGAGATGAACGGCGTTCGCGGCGGTGTCGCGCGGCCGGCGCCGGCCCATACCGTCAACCGCTGGATCATGGGCGAGTTGGCGCGGGCTCAGGCGCAGGTCGACGAGGCGCTGACGGCCTTCCGGTTCAACGACGCCGCGGCCGCCCTTTACGCCTTCGCCTGGGGCAAGCTCTGCGACTGGTATGTCGAGGCGGCCAAACCCCTGTTCGACGGCGAGGCGGCCGAGGAAACCCGCGCCACCATGGGCTGGGTGCTGGACCAGACCTTTGCCCTGCTGCACCCCTTCATGCCCTTCGTCACCGAGGAACTGTGGCGCCTGACTGGCGAGCGCGATGCGATGCTGGCCGTCAGCGACTGGCCCGCGCTTGAGGCGGCGCAGATCGACCCGGATGCCGACCGCGAGATGAACTGGGTTATCACCCTGATAGACGCGGTCCGCAGCGCCCGCGCCCAAATGGGCGTGCCGGCCGGTGCTAAGCTGGATCTGGTCGTGACCGAGGCCGATGCGGCAGCGCGCGCGGCGCTGGCGTCCAATGCCCCGCTGATCGAGCGCCTCGCCCGGGTAAACCCGGCGCAGGACGGGCAAATGGCCCGCGGCATGATCGCCGTCGCCGCGCCCGGCGCCAGCTTTGGCCTGCCGATCGGCGACGTCATCGACCCCGCGGCCGAGGCGTCGCGGTTGGAAAAGGCGGCCGCGAAGCTGGACAAGGACGCAAGCGGCCTGCGCGCGCGCCTCGGCAATCCGAAGTTCGCCCAGAACGCAGACCCCGAGGTGATCGAGGAGACCGAGGCCAAGCTTGCGGCCTTGGACGAGGATCTGGCCCGCGCCCGCGCCGCCATCGCGCAGCTGGCCGCGATGTAG
- the rnc gene encoding ribonuclease III: MKPGADIAEFAQRLGHEFARPEFLVRALTHGSIATTTRPDNQRLEFLGDRILGLTVAEALFLADSNASEGQLAPRYNALVKGETCARIAREIGLGEVLKLGRSEMMSGGRRKDALLADALEAVIAAVYLDAGWEAARALVLRLWSGHLARVADDARDAKTQLQEWAQAQGMPPPDYVQLSRTGPDHAPHFHIAARLTDGREAAAEGTGTKRSVEQAAARALLDSLAAERTST, from the coding sequence TTGAAACCTGGCGCGGATATCGCGGAATTTGCCCAACGGCTCGGTCATGAATTTGCCCGGCCCGAGTTTCTGGTCCGGGCGCTGACCCACGGCTCCATCGCGACGACGACCCGCCCCGACAACCAGCGGCTGGAATTTCTGGGCGACCGCATTCTGGGCCTGACCGTGGCCGAGGCACTGTTCCTCGCGGACAGCAACGCCTCCGAAGGGCAGCTCGCGCCGCGCTACAATGCGTTGGTCAAGGGCGAGACCTGCGCCAGGATCGCGCGCGAGATCGGTCTTGGCGAGGTGCTGAAGCTGGGCCGGTCCGAGATGATGTCCGGTGGCCGGCGCAAGGACGCGCTGCTGGCCGATGCGCTGGAGGCGGTGATCGCCGCCGTTTATCTGGACGCCGGCTGGGAGGCTGCGCGAGCCTTGGTCCTGCGCCTCTGGTCCGGCCATCTGGCGCGCGTTGCCGACGACGCCCGCGATGCCAAGACCCAGTTGCAGGAATGGGCGCAGGCGCAGGGCATGCCGCCGCCGGATTACGTGCAACTGTCCCGCACCGGCCCCGACCACGCGCCCCATTTCCACATCGCCGCGCGCCTGACGGACGGCCGCGAGGCGGCCGCTGAGGGCACCGGCACCAAACGCAGCGTCGAGCAGGCCGCCGCTCGCGCATTGCTGGACAGCCTGGCCGCAGAGAGGACCAGCACATGA
- a CDS encoding pyridoxal phosphate-dependent aminotransferase: MTNSLRFAPIAADLPPTVPFTGPETLARRSGQPILARLGANENGFGPSPRAIEALAAAASEIWQYGDPDAHDLRSALAARHGVPTDNIMLGEGIDALLGLTVRLFMAPGEAVVTSEGAYPTFNYHVAGFGGALHKVPYRDDAEDPEALLARAGEIGARLIYLANPDNPMGSWLPREQIEAMLDRLPSGALLLLDEAYADFLPPEALPRIDAEDPRVLRFRTFSKAYGMAGARIGYVIGAAAAVAGYERIRNHFGLNRIAQAGALAALGDQAWLAEILARVAASRARIAAIGHASGLQALPSAANFVALDCGGDGARARRVLEGLAQRGVFVRMPGVAPLDRCIRISTGPEAAMDLLADALPGAVASA; encoded by the coding sequence ATGACAAACTCCCTGCGTTTTGCCCCCATCGCCGCCGACCTGCCGCCGACCGTGCCCTTTACCGGGCCCGAGACGCTTGCCCGCCGAAGCGGCCAGCCGATACTCGCCCGCCTCGGCGCGAACGAAAACGGCTTTGGCCCTTCGCCACGTGCGATCGAGGCGCTGGCTGCTGCCGCCAGCGAGATCTGGCAATACGGCGATCCTGACGCGCATGATTTGCGCTCGGCCCTTGCCGCGCGGCACGGCGTGCCGACGGACAACATCATGCTGGGCGAGGGGATCGACGCGCTGCTGGGCCTGACCGTACGCCTTTTCATGGCGCCGGGCGAGGCGGTGGTGACGTCGGAGGGGGCCTATCCGACCTTCAACTACCACGTTGCGGGCTTTGGCGGGGCGCTGCACAAGGTGCCCTATCGCGACGATGCCGAGGACCCCGAGGCGCTGCTGGCCCGCGCGGGCGAGATCGGGGCACGCCTGATCTATCTGGCCAATCCCGACAACCCGATGGGCAGCTGGCTGCCCCGCGAGCAGATCGAGGCTATGCTGGACCGGCTGCCATCGGGCGCCTTGCTGCTGCTGGATGAGGCCTATGCCGACTTCCTGCCGCCCGAGGCGCTGCCCCGGATCGACGCCGAGGACCCGCGCGTGCTGCGCTTTCGCACCTTTTCCAAGGCCTATGGCATGGCCGGCGCGCGGATCGGCTATGTCATTGGTGCGGCTGCCGCCGTCGCCGGGTACGAGCGCATCCGCAACCACTTCGGCCTGAACCGGATCGCCCAGGCCGGCGCATTGGCTGCCCTCGGCGACCAGGCATGGCTGGCCGAAATCCTCGCACGCGTTGCGGCGTCACGCGCGCGGATTGCAGCCATTGGCCACGCTAGCGGCCTACAAGCTCTGCCCTCGGCGGCCAATTTCGTCGCGCTCGACTGCGGTGGCGACGGCGCGCGGGCGCGGCGGGTGCTCGAAGGGCTGGCGCAGCGCGGGGTGTTCGTGCGGATGCCAGGCGTCGCGCCGCTGGACCGCTGCATCCGTATCAGCACCGGGCCGGAAGCGGCAATGGACTTGCTGGCCGATGCCTTGCCGGGCGCGGTGGCGAGCGCTTAG
- a CDS encoding DUF1491 family protein — protein sequence MSTPRLATGLWVSAWLHGLDLAGRAGYVLRRGDSTAGAVLVKCASLDGRAALWARQWDYKTDTTEWQRRDEGTEAEIDAIMTRARAADPDLWLLETEARNGDPMLID from the coding sequence ATGAGCACCCCGCGGCTTGCCACCGGCCTGTGGGTCTCGGCCTGGCTGCACGGTCTCGATCTGGCGGGGCGGGCTGGCTATGTGCTGCGGCGTGGCGACAGCACGGCCGGCGCCGTGCTGGTCAAATGCGCGAGTCTCGACGGGCGGGCGGCGCTGTGGGCGCGGCAGTGGGATTACAAGACCGACACGACCGAATGGCAGCGCCGCGACGAGGGGACCGAGGCCGAGATTGACGCCATCATGACCCGCGCCCGAGCCGCCGATCCCGATCTATGGCTGCTCGAAACCGAGGCGCGGAACGGCGATCCGATGCTGATCGACTAG
- a CDS encoding KTSC domain-containing protein, translating to MPVLDSSAILQAEWADGRLVLWFPDGDRYAYRDVPEKVYHALLAAGSAGAFFSQHIRDAYPAQRIGRG from the coding sequence ATGCCTGTCCTTGATTCCAGCGCCATCCTGCAGGCGGAATGGGCCGACGGCCGGCTGGTATTATGGTTTCCGGATGGCGACCGCTACGCCTATCGGGACGTCCCAGAAAAGGTTTATCACGCCCTGCTGGCCGCCGGATCAGCCGGCGCGTTCTTTTCGCAGCATATCCGCGACGCCTATCCCGCGCAGCGGATCGGGCGCGGCTGA
- a CDS encoding glutathione S-transferase family protein has product MLTITTYDWVPEFARGYVRDLRPRWACEEAGLPYRVETVPIDPRTEAHRDMQPFQQVPVLHEGDQVIFESGAILLHLAEKSPALMPDDPALRGEVTQWLFAAANSIETATLPWQTAKVFDHDEAAAERAAKRMNQRLAQLDTQLSGRDWLVGGGFTVADLLMADVLRIVGDMGGLAGYPALTAYVARATGRPAFAKAHADQIAHFAAADAARKVDA; this is encoded by the coding sequence ATGCTGACCATCACAACCTATGACTGGGTGCCCGAATTCGCGCGCGGCTATGTGCGCGATCTGCGCCCCCGCTGGGCCTGCGAGGAGGCCGGGCTGCCCTACCGCGTGGAGACCGTGCCGATCGATCCCCGGACCGAGGCACACCGCGACATGCAGCCTTTTCAGCAGGTGCCGGTCCTGCACGAGGGCGATCAGGTGATCTTCGAGAGCGGCGCCATCCTTTTGCACCTGGCCGAGAAATCCCCTGCCCTCATGCCGGACGATCCGGCGTTGCGCGGCGAGGTGACCCAATGGCTGTTCGCCGCCGCGAACTCGATCGAGACCGCGACGCTGCCCTGGCAAACGGCCAAGGTCTTTGACCACGACGAGGCGGCGGCCGAGCGTGCTGCCAAGCGGATGAACCAGCGGCTGGCGCAACTCGACACGCAGCTGTCCGGCCGCGACTGGCTGGTCGGGGGCGGCTTTACGGTGGCAGACCTGCTGATGGCCGATGTCCTGCGTATCGTCGGCGACATGGGCGGGCTGGCGGGTTATCCCGCGCTCACCGCCTATGTGGCGCGCGCGACCGGCCGCCCGGCCTTTGCCAAGGCGCATGCCGACCAGATCGCGCATTTTGCCGCCGCCGACGCGGCGCGCAAGGTAGACGCATGA
- a CDS encoding winged helix-turn-helix transcriptional regulator, whose amino-acid sequence MAKPRRSYQQGCLAAHALDLIGDRWALLIVRELMLGPRRFRSLAANIAGIATNMLTARLEGLEAGGVISRQVLPPPSGVAVYALTPAGHGLTPVMDALCRWGASMPGHDPRLPISPASLMLSMRAQLRRQAADALPMEAGFQLGEEGFVASIRDGRYEVVRADPPQRPLLLTGAPGAMAIAVYGPRPLAEMAAVGAISVTGDLAQAQRFVDQFSLDTR is encoded by the coding sequence ATGGCAAAGCCGAGGCGCAGTTATCAGCAAGGGTGTCTGGCTGCCCATGCGCTGGACCTGATCGGCGATCGCTGGGCGCTGCTGATCGTCCGCGAGTTGATGCTGGGGCCGCGCCGGTTCCGGTCGCTTGCGGCCAATATCGCTGGCATCGCCACCAACATGCTGACCGCCCGGCTGGAAGGGCTGGAGGCGGGCGGCGTGATCAGTCGCCAGGTGCTGCCGCCCCCGTCGGGCGTTGCGGTCTATGCGCTGACGCCCGCCGGCCACGGCCTGACACCGGTGATGGATGCGCTCTGCCGCTGGGGCGCCTCGATGCCGGGGCATGATCCGCGCCTGCCGATCAGCCCGGCCTCGCTGATGCTCTCGATGCGCGCGCAGTTGCGGCGCCAGGCCGCGGATGCGCTGCCGATGGAGGCGGGATTCCAGCTTGGCGAGGAAGGATTCGTCGCCAGCATCCGGGACGGGCGTTACGAAGTCGTGCGCGCCGACCCGCCGCAAAGGCCGCTGCTACTGACGGGCGCGCCCGGCGCCATGGCGATTGCCGTCTACGGCCCGCGCCCGCTGGCCGAAATGGCCGCCGTCGGCGCAATCAGCGTCACCGGCGATCTGGCGCAGGCGCAGCGCTTCGTCGACCAGTTCAGCCTCGACACCCGCTGA
- the era gene encoding GTPase Era produces the protein MTDNIDQPDDPQSPREDAAPTGATRAGFIALLGEPNAGKSTLLNRMVGAKVSIVTHKVQTTRARIRGIAMEGNSQLVFVDTPGLFRPRRRLDRAMVAAAWGGAADADVIVLLVEAQRGLTDGVAEILDSLMNKARGTPVALAINKIDRVKAEALLALSQRLNEAFPFTRTFMISAERGHGCDDLKAWLAEQVPEGPWLYPEDQIADLPMRQIAAEITREKLTLRLHEEIPYQLTVETEAWEEREDGSARVDQIIYVVRDGHKGIVLGHGGETIKAVGKQARAELTEFMGRPVHLFLQVKVRENWLNEAERYGEMGLDYRDGD, from the coding sequence ATGACCGACAACATCGATCAGCCCGACGACCCGCAATCCCCGCGTGAGGATGCGGCGCCCACCGGCGCCACCCGCGCCGGGTTCATAGCCCTGCTGGGCGAGCCCAACGCCGGCAAGTCCACCCTGCTGAACCGCATGGTCGGGGCCAAGGTCTCGATCGTGACGCACAAGGTGCAGACCACGCGCGCCCGCATCCGCGGCATCGCGATGGAGGGTAACAGCCAACTGGTGTTCGTCGATACCCCCGGCCTGTTCCGCCCGCGCCGACGGCTCGACCGGGCCATGGTCGCCGCCGCCTGGGGAGGCGCTGCCGATGCCGACGTGATCGTCCTGCTGGTCGAGGCGCAGCGCGGCCTGACCGACGGCGTCGCGGAAATTCTCGATTCGCTGATGAACAAGGCGCGCGGCACCCCGGTGGCGCTGGCGATCAACAAGATCGACCGGGTCAAGGCGGAGGCGCTGCTGGCCCTGTCCCAGCGCCTGAACGAGGCCTTTCCGTTCACCCGCACCTTCATGATCTCGGCCGAGCGCGGTCACGGTTGCGACGATCTGAAGGCCTGGCTCGCCGAGCAGGTACCCGAGGGGCCGTGGCTTTACCCGGAGGACCAGATTGCCGATCTGCCGATGCGCCAGATCGCGGCCGAGATCACCCGCGAAAAGCTGACACTGCGCCTGCACGAGGAAATCCCCTACCAGCTGACGGTCGAGACCGAAGCGTGGGAAGAGCGCGAGGACGGCAGCGCCCGCGTGGACCAGATCATCTACGTCGTCCGCGACGGGCACAAAGGTATCGTGCTGGGCCATGGCGGCGAGACGATCAAGGCGGTCGGCAAGCAGGCGCGGGCAGAACTGACCGAGTTCATGGGCCGCCCGGTTCACCTGTTCCTGCAGGTCAAGGTGCGCGAGAACTGGCTGAACGAGGCTGAGCGTTACGGTGAGATGGGCCTCGATTACCGTGACGGCGACTAG
- the lepB gene encoding signal peptidase I, with the protein MADTIKKTEGGLWETVKTVFWALVIAGIFRTLFFQPFWIPSGSMKDTLLIGDFLFVNKMAYGYSRHSCPFSMCPITGRILGSQPERGDVVVFRHPVQNVDFIKRVIGLPGDTVQVRGGIVYLNGEEVPQTQAGEFVEAKLPQGPQQLMPRCANDPVPTGGECIKTRATETLPGGRQHDVLNILDGWMADDTPVFTVPPGNYFMMGDNRDNSEDSRFDPATGGLGFVPEEYLIGRADRIMFSSAGRSLLFIWTWRPDRFFKAVH; encoded by the coding sequence ATGGCCGACACGATCAAAAAGACCGAAGGCGGCCTGTGGGAGACCGTCAAGACGGTGTTCTGGGCCTTGGTGATCGCCGGCATTTTCCGCACGCTGTTCTTTCAGCCCTTCTGGATTCCCTCGGGCAGCATGAAGGACACCTTGCTGATCGGCGATTTCCTGTTCGTCAACAAGATGGCCTACGGCTATTCCCGCCACTCGTGCCCGTTCTCAATGTGCCCGATCACCGGGCGCATCCTCGGCTCGCAGCCCGAGCGGGGCGATGTCGTGGTATTCCGCCACCCGGTCCAGAATGTCGATTTCATCAAGCGGGTGATCGGCTTGCCCGGCGATACCGTCCAGGTTCGCGGTGGTATCGTCTACCTGAACGGCGAGGAAGTTCCCCAGACCCAGGCTGGCGAGTTCGTCGAGGCCAAGCTGCCGCAGGGTCCGCAGCAACTGATGCCGCGTTGCGCGAACGACCCGGTGCCGACCGGGGGCGAGTGCATCAAGACCCGTGCCACCGAAACGCTGCCGGGTGGCCGCCAGCACGATGTGCTGAACATCCTTGATGGCTGGATGGCCGACGACACGCCCGTCTTCACCGTGCCGCCGGGCAATTACTTCATGATGGGCGACAACCGCGACAATTCCGAGGATTCGCGCTTTGACCCGGCCACCGGCGGTCTCGGCTTTGTGCCCGAGGAATACCTGATCGGCCGCGCCGACCGGATCATGTTCAGCTCAGCCGGGCGCTCGCTTCTGTTCATCTGGACCTGGCGCCCCGACCGATTCTTCAAGGCGGTGCATTGA
- a CDS encoding DUF1428 domain-containing protein: MTYYTGSVCAVPKANRQAYLDHATAAWPYFQKAGATRMVETWGEDIPPGKQTDFARAVAAKDDETVVFSWIEWPDRATADKAWSQVDPTGMPEMPFDGKRMIFGGFSPLTSEGTDRGAGWLQGFIVPVPTAKRDAYAKVAEDAWGNMFQPKGCLGVVETWAQDVPHGKQTDFYRAIEARDDETVVFSWMTWPDRPTCEAAGKAMEKEMADKPMPDMPFDGARMVYGGFAPLFDSAKN, encoded by the coding sequence GTGACTTATTACACTGGCTCCGTCTGCGCGGTTCCCAAGGCGAATCGGCAGGCCTACCTCGACCACGCCACGGCCGCCTGGCCCTATTTCCAGAAGGCCGGCGCAACGCGCATGGTCGAAACCTGGGGCGAGGATATTCCGCCCGGCAAACAAACCGACTTTGCCCGCGCCGTCGCCGCCAAGGATGACGAGACTGTCGTGTTCTCGTGGATTGAATGGCCCGACCGCGCCACCGCCGACAAGGCGTGGTCGCAGGTGGACCCGACGGGCATGCCCGAGATGCCGTTCGACGGCAAACGCATGATCTTTGGCGGGTTTTCCCCGCTCACCAGCGAGGGCACCGACCGCGGCGCGGGTTGGCTGCAGGGCTTTATCGTCCCCGTCCCGACCGCGAAGCGCGATGCCTATGCCAAGGTGGCCGAGGACGCCTGGGGCAACATGTTCCAGCCCAAAGGCTGCCTCGGCGTCGTTGAGACATGGGCGCAGGATGTGCCGCACGGGAAACAGACCGACTTTTACCGCGCCATTGAGGCCAGGGACGACGAGACGGTCGTCTTTTCCTGGATGACCTGGCCCGACCGTCCCACCTGCGAGGCCGCCGGCAAGGCGATGGAGAAAGAGATGGCGGACAAGCCGATGCCCGACATGCCCTTCGACGGGGCCCGCATGGTCTACGGCGGCTTTGCCCCGCTGTTCGATTCCGCCAAAAACTGA
- a CDS encoding YceI family protein gives MMVRAASLGLAALLAAGPALAQGAAPAVAAAATSEAPAANASAPAATVPPASPAPAAAPAAAPTPADLPHGVADYHAAAAGHYVMDPAHTAVVARVPHMGFSVSLFRFDRPEATLDWVPDDPAQSRLTASVELASISHPLAGFAEVLTGPDYLNAPAHPKATFTTTGFVADSPTQGSMTGDLQIMGKTHPATFQLTLVGAGRGFTGDDNGNPVITDLIGAHAETQIDPQAYGLNAFFTDPITIQIDAEFAVRPGK, from the coding sequence ATGATGGTTCGCGCCGCATCCCTTGGACTGGCGGCACTTCTTGCCGCCGGTCCGGCCCTCGCGCAGGGCGCAGCGCCCGCAGTTGCAGCCGCAGCGACTTCAGAGGCTCCGGCCGCGAACGCATCGGCACCTGCCGCAACTGTACCGCCAGCGTCGCCCGCCCCGGCGGCGGCTCCCGCCGCGGCCCCGACCCCTGCCGACCTGCCGCATGGCGTTGCCGACTATCATGCCGCCGCTGCCGGTCATTACGTCATGGACCCCGCTCATACGGCGGTCGTCGCGCGGGTCCCGCACATGGGCTTTTCGGTCAGCCTGTTCCGATTTGACCGGCCCGAGGCGACGCTCGACTGGGTGCCGGACGATCCGGCGCAAAGCCGCCTGACCGCCAGTGTCGAGCTTGCCTCGATCAGCCATCCCCTCGCGGGCTTTGCAGAGGTGCTGACCGGGCCGGACTACCTGAACGCCCCTGCCCATCCGAAGGCGACCTTTACGACGACTGGCTTTGTTGCCGACAGCCCTACTCAGGGCTCGATGACCGGCGATCTGCAGATCATGGGCAAGACCCACCCTGCCACCTTCCAACTGACGCTGGTCGGCGCCGGGCGCGGGTTTACCGGCGACGATAACGGTAACCCGGTCATCACCGACCTGATCGGCGCCCATGCGGAAACCCAGATCGACCCGCAGGCCTATGGACTGAACGCGTTCTTCACCGATCCCATCACCATCCAGATCGACGCCGAGTTCGCCGTGCGTCCGGGGAAATGA
- a CDS encoding VOC family protein, producing the protein MTSFQGNPCWYELGTTDLDGAQRFYAGALDWQIARAPMEGFDYRLASAGGDMVAGMMSTEGQAGAPPTNWLIYFATDDCDATAAAITAAGGSILKPPADIPGTGRFAVATDPQGAVFGILQPDMSRMSPEDRAKAEAGGGAFDQSKAGHGNWNELMSTDPAAAFDFYSGLFGWTKSQAMDMGAMGTYQLIAHKGRDIGAMMGLGSAPMPTWLPYFGANGIDAAISRITDGGGKLHRGPIEVPGGAYIAVATDPQGGWFAVVGPRDVTK; encoded by the coding sequence ATGACGAGCTTTCAAGGCAACCCCTGCTGGTACGAACTGGGCACCACCGACCTGGATGGCGCGCAGCGGTTTTATGCCGGCGCCCTCGACTGGCAGATCGCCCGCGCCCCGATGGAGGGGTTCGACTACCGCCTCGCCAGCGCCGGCGGCGACATGGTCGCGGGCATGATGTCCACCGAAGGCCAGGCGGGCGCCCCGCCGACAAACTGGCTGATCTACTTCGCGACCGACGATTGTGACGCCACCGCGGCGGCCATCACCGCGGCCGGCGGCTCGATCCTGAAGCCGCCAGCCGATATACCCGGCACCGGCCGCTTTGCCGTCGCCACCGACCCGCAGGGCGCAGTGTTCGGCATCCTGCAGCCGGACATGTCCAGAATGTCCCCGGAGGACCGCGCCAAGGCCGAGGCCGGCGGCGGCGCCTTTGACCAGTCCAAGGCCGGCCACGGCAACTGGAACGAGTTGATGTCGACCGACCCGGCAGCGGCATTCGACTTCTATTCCGGGCTCTTCGGCTGGACCAAGAGCCAGGCGATGGACATGGGCGCCATGGGCACTTACCAGCTGATCGCCCACAAGGGGCGGGACATCGGCGCAATGATGGGCCTCGGCTCGGCCCCGATGCCGACCTGGCTGCCCTATTTCGGCGCCAACGGCATCGACGCCGCGATCAGCCGCATCACCGATGGCGGCGGCAAGCTGCATCGCGGCCCCATAGAGGTTCCCGGCGGCGCCTACATCGCCGTCGCGACTGACCCCCAGGGCGGCTGGTTCGCCGTCGTCGGCCCGCGCGACGTGACGAAATGA